The genomic region GAACCTCTCAAGGGCGTCGAAAGATCTATGTTCGGAGTTGAAGACGAGGCCGCTCTCCGGTATCTCCCCCAGTCCCCGCCATGTGGCGTTCGCCCTGTCGAAGACCCCGTCCATCACTGTCCTGGCGTTCGGGTTTCCCTCCTCCTTCACCGCCCTTTTGTATTGGATTTCGACATCGAATCTCTCCTCAACTATCTGGTCAATCGTCATCAGTATCCCCTCGAGTATATCCAGAGGCTCGAATCCGGTAATCACCGCCGCCCGCCCCTTCTCCGGGATGATGGAGTAGGCACCGGCTCCGAGGATTATGCTCACGTGGCCGGGGCACAGAAACCCGTCCACGTTGATTTTCGGGTCGTCCAAGAGTATCTTAATGGCGGGGGGGATGACCTTGTGAACCGAGAAGACGGAGAAGTTTGTAAGGCCCCTCTTTTTCGCCGACATCACCGCCGCGGCGACCGTGGGCGACGTGGTCTCAAAGCCGATCCCCAAAAGCACGACCTCCGCTTCCGCCTTCTCTTCGGCCAGGGAGACGGCGTTTAAGGGGGATGAAACGACCGCTATATTTGCGCCGTCGCTTCTCATCATCTCGAGGGAGGCCCCGTCCGTCCCAGGGACCCTCATCATATCCCCGAAGGTCGTAAATATCACGCCCTTCTCCTTTGCCAGAAAGAGCGCCCTGTCTATATCTTGTATCGATGTGACGCAGACCGGACAGCCTGGGCCGGAGACGAGCCTGACGTTCTCCGGCAGAAGGCTTTTGATCCCGAACCGGTTTATCGAGTGGGTGTGGGTTCCGCACACCTCCATGATCGATATATTGCTTTTAAGCCTCTCGGAGCGTCTTTTTATCGCCGAAACGAGACCCTTGGCGATCTTCGGGTCCCTGTACTCGTCAATAAATTTCATTGTCTATCAGCTCCTGCAGGAAAGAGAGCTTCTCCTTTGCCAGCTCCTCGTCTATCTTGTGGATGGCAAAGCCCACGTGGCAGACCACGTAATCTCCCACCTCAACCTCTTCGTCGACGAGGTCGAGGGAGGCCTCCCTCTTGACGCCCCCCACCTCGATAACGGCGTAGTTGTCCTTGTCGATCGAGATTATTTTTCCGGGAAATGCGATACACATATCTATTTTCTCCTAATCCACGTCCATCTCAAGAAGTTGCAGCTCCTCCGTCCCCCCCACTACCTGCACCTCGTCCGCCCCGCACCCGGGACACTTTGTAAACTCAAACCTGCCTACTTCATACTCTTTATTGCACTTAAAACAATATATTATAACGGGAAGTATCTTGAACTCAAGGGTCGCCCCGAACGCAACCGTCCCCTCCGACTGAACCTTGAACGCCAGTTCGAGCGCCTTCGGTTCTATGTGGGTCATGCGCCCAAAGGAGAGCCTCATCAAGCTGACCTTTTTAAATCCGTGGGTTGCGGAATGTTCCTCCACGATTTTTATCAGCGACTGTATCAGGGAAACCTCATGCATCGTCTGTCTTTACGCTTTCCGGGACTATGTTGAGATTGGACAGCTCCTTCAAGAGGAGCTCCTCGGCTTTCGGAAATTTTTCCCTCATGAGCGGCGTCATCTTTAGGTCCAAATCGCCGCCGTATTCCTTCGGCACTATGCAGAGGAACACGACCTCGGGGCAGCTGTCCATCATCTCGGCCTGAATCAGGATATCAACGAACTCCACCTCGTGGGCGGAGGTCGGCTCCGGCATGTTCAGCTCCATCTCTTCCCTGCTGAAGCGATAGAGGGAGCCGGGGTCGTCGTCGGCCTTCAAGACGTCTATTACGATGAGGTGTTTCGTGCTCGTTACGATGTCCAGAAGCCCGAAGCCGAGGGTGCCGCCGTCCACCAGCATAACGTCGTCGGGAAGTCGGTAGCGTTTGCCGAACCACCTGACGAAGTGAACGCCGAAGCCCTCGTCGGCGAGGAGTATGTTGCCGAGTCCCATCACGGTGATATTTACGGGTTCGGCCTGATATAAGTTGTTCATAGCTTATCAAAAAAGCCGATTGAAAAAGGGGGATATAAAATATCCCCCATTAGCACATTACATTAAAAGTTGTGTTCAGGCAAGAGGACTATTTCTTTTTCTCGAACATCAGCCCGTTGATCATAGAAGATATGGTCCCGTCTTTCTTTACGGCATCCGTCCAGAACGCCATGTAGACGTGGACCAAGAAATAAAGAATAAACAGCCACATCAGGATGTGGTGGATGAACTTCACCGTCGCAAGCCCCAACACATTTTGGAACGGTTTGACAAAGAAGTAGAAGAAGCTTATCAATCCCTTGTCGTAACCGGATCCGGTGAGGATAAGGCCCGTTATGACTATGAAAAGGATCATAACCATAAGTCCCAGATATGCGAGGGACTGGAGCGGCGCATAGGCGTATTTCTCTTCGGGCTTTTCATTGGAGATGAGGGCGTAAAACTTGATCTGCTTTACGAAATTTTCAAAGTCGAGAAAAGCCAAGAAATCTCTCCAGTCGGCATGGAACCTGGAAAAGAACGCCAGGTACAGTCTCCAGACGAAAAGTATGGAGAGGAGTATGCCGAAGAAGATGTGGAGAAAGCGAATCTCACCCATCAAGAACTTATCCATCGTTTCACCGGCGGAGATGCTGAAGGGCCTTCCGATATAGAAGCCGGTAGCTATCAGGACGGTAATCGAGATGACGATCATCCAGTGATTCACCCTTATGGCTGCTGACCACTTCTTTGTGGATTCAACGTTTTCCACGGCTACCTCCTTTTTTAAGCTACCTTAAATTTTTTGATCTCTTTGGTCTTCGTGTCTATGATGTGAACGGCGCACGCCATACAGGGATCGAACGAGTGAATTGTCCTCAATATTTCCAGCGGCTGATTTACGTTTGCCATTTTTGTTCCGATGAGGGACTCCTCGTAAGGTCCCCGGTTCTCGGACTTGTCCCTCGGCGAAACGTTCCAGGTAGAGGGAACGATCGCCTGGTAGTTTGAGATAACCTTGTTCTCGATATTGATCCAGTGGCCCAGCGCCCCCCTCGGGACGGCGGTGAGACCCCGGCCCTTGCCATTCTTGGGCACCTTGCACCTTGTCCAGGTCCTGGTGTCTCCGCTCTTGATGTTGTCCACAAGCTCGTTCAACCAGTTCTCGGCGTAGTCGGCGACAAGCTTGGTCTCCAGGGCCCTTGCGGCCGTTCTGCCCAGTGTCGAGAAAAGGACCGTGGCTGGAAGCCCGGTGGTCTTCAGGGTGAAGTTCACAAGCTCCGTAATCTTCTCGTCACCCTGGGCGAATCCTACGACGAAGCGGGCGAGGGGGCCGACCTCGTGGGGCAGGCCGTCATACCTCGGGGCCTTGGACCATGTGTACTTCTCGTCGCCCTTGATGTGGCCGTCCTCGCCGAAGCCGGTGTACTCGGGCTCCGTCTTGCCGTTGTAGGGGTGCAGCGCCTCGTCTCCCTTGTACCAGGAGTGGGTGACCTCTTCGGTTATCTTCTCCTCGTTAAGCTCCATCGGATTTGCGATGTCGAGGTTCTGAATGACCCCCTTCGGGAGGAGGGTCTTTGTCCAGCCGTCGTCCAGCGGGAATCCCCCGTATGCGAGGTAGTTTCCGACTCCCCTTCCGACGCCCTTGAGTCCCTCGTCGGCGTAGGCCGCGCCCGCGATCAATACGTCGGGGATATAGGCGGTGTCCACAAACTTCTTCATCTCATTCAGCCTGAATTTGTATTCACCCAGTCTCTGGGGATCAAGCATGTCCATCACGGAGGTTACGCCGCCGACCACCAGGGTCTGGGGGTGCGGGTTCTTGCCGCCGAAGACCGCCATCATCTGCGCCCCCAGCTTTGATACCGCCAGGGCGTCGAGATAGTGGGAGGTGATAACCAGGTTCGCCTCGGGAGACAGCTTGTAAGAGGGATTGCCCCAGTATGCATTCGCGAAGGGTCCCAGACGCCCCGATTCCACAAACTTGGTGATCCTCGCCTGGACCGACTTGTAGTGAGTCTCGGAGCAGTTGTAGGGATTATCGCAGACGCTCTTTGCCAGCTCAACTGCCTTTCTCGGATTGGCCGATAGGGCGCTTACGATGTCCACCCAGTCGAGGCCGTGAAGGTGATAGAAGTGCATTATGTGGTCTGTAATGTACTGGGACGCCTTGATGAGGTTCCTTATGAGCCTTGCGTTTTTCGGGGGCCTTACCCCGAAGGCGTCTTCACATGCCAGGATGGATGCTTCGTAATGGGAGTAGGTACACACACCGCAAAACCGCTGGGTTATGAGCCCCGCATCCCTCGGGTCCCTCCCCTTTAGGATGGTCTCGAAGCCCCTCCAGAGCGTAATCGTGCTCCAAGCGTCCTTTATGGTGTTTCCTTCCACCTCAGCCTCTATCCTTAAATGTCCTTCTATCCTTGTAATTGGATCTACAATGATTCTTGACATATTCTCTCTCCTATAATTCTACTGTTAACCTGAAGCCTACTTTTTAGCCTTGCCCTTTTTGGGCTCTTCTTCGCCGCTCTTCCTCCAGACCGTTGCGCCGGCGTGGGCGGCGAGCCCTATGGCCGCAACTCCCGTGGCGATCGCGCCGACCCTGTCGACGGTGGACTCAATTCCAAAGCCCGGGATGTGTTTGTCGGCGATAGGCTTCTCCAGCGGTGCCATGGCGTCCCAGAAATCGGGCTCTGTGCAGCCCATGCATCCGTGTCCGGCCATGATCGGCCAAGACATCCTGTCGTTGAAGCGAAGCTTGGGGCAGTTGGAGTAGGTGTAAGGTCCCTTGCATCCCATCTTGTAGAGGCACCAGCCTTTGATGGCTCCCTCGTCTCCCCATTCCTCCACGAACTCGCCCGCATCGTAGTGGGCCCTCCTCTCGCAGTTGTCGTGGATCTTCATCCCGTACGCCCAAATGGGTCTCCCCAGCCCGTCGGTGGGAGGAAGGGCTCCAAAGAGGAGGTAGTAAAGAACGGTCCCGGTAAAGTTGACGCCGTTCGGCGGACAGCCGGGGATATTTACAGTACTTATCCCCAATGCGTCGCCGACACCCTTGGCGTTGGTCGGGTTGGGAGAGGCCGCCTGGACGTTCCCGAAAGACGAGCAGCTCCCGATGCAGATCGTAGCCGCCGCCCTTTTGGTTACCTCCTTGGTTACCTCGTAACCGGTTTTTCCCTGGGGTCCCAGCGTCAAGAACTTGCCGTCCATGCCCATAGGAATGGCGCCCTCTACAACGCAGATGTACCTGCCGTCGAAGGTATCCATCGCATTGTGGAGATTCTCCTCCGCCTGGTAACCGGCTGCCGCCATGACCGTCTCGTGGTATTCGAGGGAAATTGTTTCGAGGAGGATGTCATCCACGTTCGGGTAGGAGTTTCTCAGAAACGCCTCGCTGCACCCGGTACACTCCGCCAAATGGAGCCATATGACGGGGAGACGGCTGAAGTTTTCCGCCGCCCGGGCCACCATCGGGCTAAATGCCTTGGGGAGCATCAATGCGGTGGTCATCACGGAAGACCATTTGATGAAGTCCCTTCTCGATACCCCGTAATCCTTCAGGGTTTGACGAAGGTCAAATTTGGGCTCCGGCAATTCCCTTTCCATCCGATCCATCGTTGCCTCGCAGTATTCCATCAATCCTTCATACTGCTTTTCGATCAGATGGGTATACTTGGAGTCTTTTGAATTACCCATAACTTATCCTTTCATTTATTATATAAAAAATTGACCCTTCTTCTACTTTATCGAAGAACCTGCTTTTAGTGCTTAAGGAAATATTAGATACTTTCAAATACCCTTTTACTTTTAAACAGAACATTTTCCATTCTGGTAAAAAACGGCAGATTTGTATGAGGGAGAGAGTAATTGGAACTCGAATAGCTAATCTTATTTAGGGCGAAGGAGCGGCGTGAGTTTACAAATCCATAAAAAATGAAAGCAGAATAAACGTTGATAAGCTTTGTCAAATAAAAAAGGCAAAACGCGGAAATTCTTCTAAAGGCAGTAAGTTCAATGCAATTAAATGAACTTTTGGAAAGATGAAGTTGATATGGTGTTGTATAAAAATGAAATCGCACAGAGACAGTGCGACCATAGATAAAGGCATCCATAATAAATTCTCCTTTCCAAACACGGGAGGCTTAGCCGTTTCCCGCCAAACCCTATCGTCCTTCCACCGTAGGCGGTATTCTTTAAGGTTTTCCTTAAAGCTATAGAGAAATTCTCTATAGTCCCCCGCCCTTAGGTAAAAAGGATCGGAAAATTCTTTGTTAGAGCATATTAGAGAAGGAGAGTCGTGTTGTCAAGCATTTTTTGGCTTGGTGCCACTTTTTTTATGGGAAAGTAACGCTAAACTCTTTGGCGTGAAAAGTTTATTTAACAACGCATCGAGCACCGGCTGGGATCGAGAAGTAAATCCAGAACAAGTTACCCTTGGGGTGTTGTCTTCAAGCATCGCCCCTCTTCCTTCCGCCGGCCGTTATCCTGCGCAAATCGCCGACCTTTTCAATCTTTCGACACTCTGTCTCCTCGAAGAATGGATGACAATATCAAATTGGCATTTACACACCACCCTGGTCCTGTCTAAAAACCAACAGATAATCCATCCCGTTACAACCCTAAATTTAGCTAAAAAGGATAACAGAGTCACCTATTTGCCTTTGGTCAAAAGGAAAGGGGTACTATTTGTAGGGATAACATTACAACGGAAGGAAAATGGTATGTTGAGGTGGATCTCGCAGTAATAATAGATGAACCGATAAACGAGACAGGCACATGAGAAGCCTTATTCAGTGCTAAACATGTGCCTGTCTGATTATGTCGCTATTCGTCAAGCCAGGCTACTGCCGCTGCCTCATTGTCGAACTGTCTCAGTATTGTTGTCAGACCGGAAGTATCTGCTGATTCATCCATTCTGAATTTCACCAGCTTGGAATCGAGAATTTCCGCGGACTTGCTGGCTCCTCTCTTAACCAGAGAGTCCTGCACCTTTGCGGTAACCGCAATGGCCTCTTTGGTTGGAGTTTTGAAATTCCTTAAATCGGCAAGAATGGTGTATCCCCGTTTAAGCTTATCAACAGCTTTCATGGAATCAGCATAAACATCCGGCACATCATCCATATTTTTCCAGAAACCAATGAGCGTGAAGTAGATTCTGTTTTTCGCCTGGTCAACGCCGACCTCGTAGAATTCGGTTTTTCCAATTATTTCTTTCATTTTGACTCCTTTAGAAAACAATTTATTTTATTCTACTACGCGTTGTCGTACATTGTCAATGTACAGACTTAATTATTTGAAATTATTATGTAAAATAATGTCAGAGATTTTTGTACAAAAGTATGAACTGAAAGATTTTATTTATCCATTGTTCATCGAATAGAGAATTAAGACGGCCGGTTCAATCCCTCTTGCAGGATCTCTTTAATCGGGGATTTCCCAAATTCTTCAATTGCACCAATGCCGTTTACGATCACTCACCTTGGAGCGATCCTTACACATTTCCCATTTTAAAGACTTCTTTTTCAAATCCCCGTTTATCGAATCCTCCGTTTGTGTCTCTTGCTGAAATTCTCCTGAACTGAATCCCTGGCGCTGTAAGGCAGAGATGAAAGAAATGCATATATGCTATTTGTAATAGGAATATTTTTAAGGTTTTCTAAAGATAGGGAATTGGAGCCGAAAAACTAAATCAGCTCTATGAGGCCACCGGTGCGCCTGATCCTCCCGTCGGCGGCCAATTTCTGGACGTGGCTCTCGGTTATGCCGGCTCCGGGGAAGAACCTCATAATCTCCATCTTGAACATCAGGTCGACGAGCGTAACAAAGGTTTTTGGGCCGTCCTTGAGTATCCCGATCATCTTTTCCTCCCTGGCGAGAAGTCTATCCCTTACCTTCATGATCTTTTCATAAGGATTTGTGATTATCTCTCCGTGGGAGGGGAGAATGACCTTGGGGGACTTCGCCTCCATCTTGTCGAGGCTTTCGAGATAGCCTGTGACCCCGCCAGACGCCGGGGTGTACCAGGCCACGATATCCCCGACCAGATCCCCCCCGCACATGATTCCCGTCTTCTCGTCGAAAAGGGAGATGTGCCCCGGCGAGTGGCCCGGCGTCAAGATCACCTCGAGGCAGTATCCCCCCAACTTGATAACATCCCCCTCCGTCAGTTTTCCCGTGGATTCGGCGCCTAACATGGGACACCCGAAGTCGATGAAAAAACGCATGAGGTCTTTCATCGCCGTCGCCTTTCCCCCCTTTTCCGAGTAATTTTTTTTCGCAAGCTCGATGTCGAAGGTGCCTATGAGGCCCAGGGGATTTGAGGCGTTTTCGTAGTCCTCTTCGTGGATCAATATTTCCGGCCTTGCTCCGTCGAGAAACTGGCCGGTTCCGCCCATGTGGTCAGGGTGGGAGTGGGACAAAACGAGGATTTTGAGATTCTCAACGGAAAGGCCCATATTGGAAATAGCGTCCCTGACGAGCCTAACCGCCTCCTCTTTTCCGCAGCCGACGTCTATCATCGAAAAGCCGCCGTCATACTCCTTGATTACAAATACGTTTGCGGAGCTCGGCCACATGGGGTCTTTCGGCCGAAGCATGAAGAAATCATCGGTTATCTTTTCTATGACGAGGCCGCCGTCCTCTGACATTTTCGCTCTATAAAAAAATATCTAATGACAGATTACTGCAAATAAATCGGGAGGGGCCAAAGTGCGCCGATTTCGTAGACTGAGTTTGAATGTAACAATTCCACCCTCTGACCGGCACGCTTTTTTTGGGAAGACCGCTCTCTCCCCCCCTCCTCCTTACCTCCCTCCTCCCCTCTCTGACAAACCCTCTTGGACCATAAAGAAGTTACTTTATTTTAGCCTCTTCCCTTCCCTTTATGGTGAACTTATCAAAGAACTCGTAGA from Candidatus Zymogenus saltonus harbors:
- the hypD gene encoding hydrogenase formation protein HypD is translated as MKFIDEYRDPKIAKGLVSAIKRRSERLKSNISIMEVCGTHTHSINRFGIKSLLPENVRLVSGPGCPVCVTSIQDIDRALFLAKEKGVIFTTFGDMMRVPGTDGASLEMMRSDGANIAVVSSPLNAVSLAEEKAEAEVVLLGIGFETTSPTVAAAVMSAKKRGLTNFSVFSVHKVIPPAIKILLDDPKINVDGFLCPGHVSIILGAGAYSIIPEKGRAAVITGFEPLDILEGILMTIDQIVEERFDVEIQYKRAVKEEGNPNARTVMDGVFDRANATWRGLGEIPESGLVFNSEHRSFDALERFNVPEIESKEDERCSCGEILKGVMSPDECPLFGSVCNPRNPVGPCMVSSEGACSAFYKYR
- the hypA gene encoding hydrogenase maturation nickel metallochaperone HypA, with amino-acid sequence MHEVSLIQSLIKIVEEHSATHGFKKVSLMRLSFGRMTHIEPKALELAFKVQSEGTVAFGATLEFKILPVIIYCFKCNKEYEVGRFEFTKCPGCGADEVQVVGGTEELQLLEMDVD
- a CDS encoding HypC/HybG/HupF family hydrogenase formation chaperone, encoding MCIAFPGKIISIDKDNYAVIEVGGVKREASLDLVDEEVEVGDYVVCHVGFAIHKIDEELAKEKLSFLQELIDNEIY
- a CDS encoding nickel-dependent hydrogenase large subunit, producing the protein MSRIIVDPITRIEGHLRIEAEVEGNTIKDAWSTITLWRGFETILKGRDPRDAGLITQRFCGVCTYSHYEASILACEDAFGVRPPKNARLIRNLIKASQYITDHIMHFYHLHGLDWVDIVSALSANPRKAVELAKSVCDNPYNCSETHYKSVQARITKFVESGRLGPFANAYWGNPSYKLSPEANLVITSHYLDALAVSKLGAQMMAVFGGKNPHPQTLVVGGVTSVMDMLDPQRLGEYKFRLNEMKKFVDTAYIPDVLIAGAAYADEGLKGVGRGVGNYLAYGGFPLDDGWTKTLLPKGVIQNLDIANPMELNEEKITEEVTHSWYKGDEALHPYNGKTEPEYTGFGEDGHIKGDEKYTWSKAPRYDGLPHEVGPLARFVVGFAQGDEKITELVNFTLKTTGLPATVLFSTLGRTAARALETKLVADYAENWLNELVDNIKSGDTRTWTRCKVPKNGKGRGLTAVPRGALGHWINIENKVISNYQAIVPSTWNVSPRDKSENRGPYEESLIGTKMANVNQPLEILRTIHSFDPCMACAVHIIDTKTKEIKKFKVA
- a CDS encoding MBL fold metallo-hydrolase; the encoded protein is MSEDGGLVIEKITDDFFMLRPKDPMWPSSANVFVIKEYDGGFSMIDVGCGKEEAVRLVRDAISNMGLSVENLKILVLSHSHPDHMGGTGQFLDGARPEILIHEEDYENASNPLGLIGTFDIELAKKNYSEKGGKATAMKDLMRFFIDFGCPMLGAESTGKLTEGDVIKLGGYCLEVILTPGHSPGHISLFDEKTGIMCGGDLVGDIVAWYTPASGGVTGYLESLDKMEAKSPKVILPSHGEIITNPYEKIMKVRDRLLAREEKMIGILKDGPKTFVTLVDLMFKMEIMRFFPGAGITESHVQKLAADGRIRRTGGLIELI
- a CDS encoding hydrogenase small subunit; protein product: MEYCEATMDRMERELPEPKFDLRQTLKDYGVSRRDFIKWSSVMTTALMLPKAFSPMVARAAENFSRLPVIWLHLAECTGCSEAFLRNSYPNVDDILLETISLEYHETVMAAAGYQAEENLHNAMDTFDGRYICVVEGAIPMGMDGKFLTLGPQGKTGYEVTKEVTKRAAATICIGSCSSFGNVQAASPNPTNAKGVGDALGISTVNIPGCPPNGVNFTGTVLYYLLFGALPPTDGLGRPIWAYGMKIHDNCERRAHYDAGEFVEEWGDEGAIKGWCLYKMGCKGPYTYSNCPKLRFNDRMSWPIMAGHGCMGCTEPDFWDAMAPLEKPIADKHIPGFGIESTVDRVGAIATGVAAIGLAAHAGATVWRKSGEEEPKKGKAKK
- a CDS encoding HyaD/HybD family hydrogenase maturation endopeptidase; this translates as MNNLYQAEPVNITVMGLGNILLADEGFGVHFVRWFGKRYRLPDDVMLVDGGTLGFGLLDIVTSTKHLIVIDVLKADDDPGSLYRFSREEMELNMPEPTSAHEVEFVDILIQAEMMDSCPEVVFLCIVPKEYGGDLDLKMTPLMREKFPKAEELLLKELSNLNIVPESVKTDDA
- the cybH gene encoding Ni/Fe-hydrogenase, b-type cytochrome subunit, with translation MENVESTKKWSAAIRVNHWMIVISITVLIATGFYIGRPFSISAGETMDKFLMGEIRFLHIFFGILLSILFVWRLYLAFFSRFHADWRDFLAFLDFENFVKQIKFYALISNEKPEEKYAYAPLQSLAYLGLMVMILFIVITGLILTGSGYDKGLISFFYFFVKPFQNVLGLATVKFIHHILMWLFILYFLVHVYMAFWTDAVKKDGTISSMINGLMFEKKK